The Paenibacillus sp. YPG26 genome includes a window with the following:
- the speD gene encoding adenosylmethionine decarboxylase, producing the protein MKLTPEQAIQLHGFNNLTKSLSFNMYDICYTKTTEERDAYIEYVDEQYNADRLTAILKSVSDIIGANILNIAKQDYIPQGASVTMLVSEGPVAEMDTETFDETPGPLPDTVVMHLDKSHITVHTYPESHPDEGISTFRADIDVSTCGEISPLKALNFLIHSFEPDMMTMDYRVRGFTRDINGRKLFIDHDISSIQNYIPDKDKKLYDMIDVNVYQENIFHTKCKLKAFDLDNYLFGYTKDKLSPEEQASITDRLKVEMDEIYYGKNMKRGSL; encoded by the coding sequence ATGAAACTTACACCAGAGCAAGCCATACAACTGCATGGATTCAATAATCTGACGAAATCCCTCAGCTTCAATATGTATGATATCTGCTACACCAAGACGACTGAGGAGCGGGATGCTTATATTGAGTACGTGGATGAGCAGTACAATGCTGACCGCCTGACCGCCATCTTGAAATCCGTCTCCGATATTATTGGTGCTAATATATTAAATATTGCCAAACAGGATTATATTCCTCAAGGCGCCAGTGTAACGATGCTCGTATCCGAAGGACCCGTGGCCGAGATGGACACGGAGACTTTTGACGAGACGCCTGGTCCCCTTCCCGATACTGTAGTTATGCATCTGGATAAAAGTCATATCACTGTTCATACCTACCCGGAGTCACATCCGGATGAAGGCATCAGCACATTTCGGGCGGACATTGATGTCTCTACCTGCGGGGAGATCTCTCCCCTTAAGGCGCTCAACTTCCTTATCCACTCTTTTGAACCGGATATGATGACGATGGACTACAGGGTTCGCGGCTTCACTCGCGATATCAATGGACGCAAGCTGTTCATCGATCATGATATCAGCTCCATACAGAACTACATCCCGGATAAGGATAAGAAGCTGTATGACATGATTGATGTGAATGTCTACCAGGAGAATATTTTCCATACCAAGTGTAAGCTCAAAGCGTTCGATCTGGATAACTATTTATTCGGCTACACGAAGGACAAGCTAAGCCCTGAAGAGCAGGCTTCGATTACAGACCGGCTTAAGGTTGAGATGGATGAAATTTATTATGGTAAAAATATGAAGCGCGGCTCCCTATAA
- a CDS encoding YjfB family protein, with the protein MDIAALSTSMSQSSLAQAVGIKVLSMAKEQAEAQAQNMVQLIQKSMDPNLGRQLDISV; encoded by the coding sequence ATGGACATTGCAGCATTATCTACATCCATGAGCCAGTCTTCCTTGGCTCAAGCTGTCGGGATCAAGGTTCTTAGTATGGCTAAAGAACAGGCAGAAGCACAAGCACAGAATATGGTGCAGCTTATTCAGAAGAGCATGGATCCAAATTTGGGGCGACAACTGGATATCTCTGTATAG
- a CDS encoding RluA family pseudouridine synthase, with product MKKKSYNKGRTTKVSSPAKPKIYTVKEPAQLLPFLVDTLNHLSRNSVKSILARGQVTVNSQPTTAYNYELEPGYLVSIHQEKVSSAPPLIGMKILFEDEDIIVIQKEHGLLSVSAGQENEITAYRQLMSHVREENADNRIFIVHRLDRDTSGVMLFAKSEKVQQILQNSWQDIVKERSYVALVDGEVKKQEGTISSWLKESSTLKMYSSPYPNDGQHAITHYKKLESNKFFSLLEVHLETGRKNQIRVHMQDIGHPVAGDKKYGSKSKEIGRLGLHARILAFEHPTTGAMMRFETDIPKVFLKPFRTGSSK from the coding sequence TTGAAGAAGAAGAGTTATAACAAAGGCCGTACGACCAAAGTCAGCAGCCCCGCCAAGCCGAAGATATACACGGTGAAAGAGCCTGCGCAGCTGCTCCCTTTTCTAGTGGATACACTAAATCACTTAAGCCGGAATTCGGTCAAATCCATACTGGCCCGGGGCCAGGTAACCGTGAACAGCCAGCCGACTACCGCCTACAATTATGAGCTTGAGCCGGGATACCTGGTGTCCATCCATCAGGAGAAGGTCAGCTCAGCACCGCCGCTGATCGGCATGAAGATACTTTTTGAAGACGAGGATATTATTGTCATCCAGAAGGAACACGGGCTGTTATCCGTCTCGGCAGGTCAGGAGAATGAGATCACCGCATACCGTCAATTGATGAGTCATGTTAGAGAAGAGAACGCTGATAACCGGATCTTTATTGTGCACAGGCTGGACCGGGATACGTCGGGCGTCATGTTATTTGCCAAGAGTGAGAAGGTACAGCAAATTCTGCAGAACTCCTGGCAGGATATTGTAAAAGAGAGGTCTTACGTCGCGTTGGTCGATGGTGAGGTGAAGAAGCAGGAAGGCACAATCAGCTCTTGGCTGAAGGAGAGCAGCACGCTCAAAATGTACTCCAGCCCTTATCCCAATGATGGGCAGCATGCCATCACCCATTACAAAAAACTGGAGTCAAACAAATTCTTTTCCCTGCTCGAGGTACATCTGGAGACAGGCCGCAAGAATCAGATCCGGGTTCATATGCAGGATATCGGACATCCTGTGGCTGGAGACAAGAAGTACGGCTCAAAGAGCAAGGAGATCGGCAGACTCGGACTTCATGCCCGCATTCTGGCATTTGAACATCCGACAACAGGGGCCATGATGCGTTTTGAGACCGACATCCCTAAGGTCTTCCTGAAGCCATTCAGAACGGGGTCTTCCAAATAA